A stretch of DNA from Mucilaginibacter daejeonensis:
GCAATTAGGCCTCGACCCGGATACTTTACGGTTCGGCCAAACGGTGGTGAAAGCTGGAGCTGTATAACTTTGGTTCACCTGTCATGCCGATGCATATCGGCATCTCTCCTGCAAATATCTATGATACCTTCCCTTTAAATCATATCCGCGACCTGTCCGTGAGATGACGATAGGCATCGGCATGACATAGGTTGGAAGTTGGGGATTAATTAAGAAGTTTACGACGCTATGATGTGCCTGTTCTGCGCCACACCCATGTTCTGTACCGTGCGCACGATGCTGGCCGCATCATAACCACATTCGGCCCAAAGTTCAGGTTGTTCGCCATGCTCGATCACGGCATCAGGTATACCTAAGCGCACCACGTCGGCCTTGTATTTATTATCGGCCATGAATTCCAGTACAGCACTTCCGGCTCCGCCTTCTAAACAACCATCCTCAACGGTGATCACTTTGCTGTACTTGCTGAATACCTCGTGTAACATGGCTTCGTCAAGTGGTTTTACAAAGCGCAGGTCGTAATGTGCAGGGTAAAAACCTAAGGTGTTCAGCTCAGTAGTGGCTTTTACTACCTCGTTGCCGATCGCACCGATAGATAGTATGGCCAGTTCTTCGCCATCGCAGATCTTACGGCCTTTACCTACAGGCAAGGCTTTCATTGGGCGCTGCCAATCTACCATAACCCCATTACCACGAGGGTAACGGATCACGAACGGACCTGCATTTTCCTGTTGGGCAGTGAACATCAGGTTACGCAGTTCTTCCTCGTTCATTGGTGCAGCAACGGCCAGGTTAGGGATGCAACGCATGTATGCCAGATCGTAAGCACCATGGTGGGTAGGGCCGTCGGCACCGGCTAGACCGGCACGATCCAGGCAAAACACCACATTGAGCTTCTGGATAGCCACATCATGGATCACCTGATCATAGGCGCGCTGCATAAAGCTGGAGTAGATATTACAGAACGGCACCATTCCCTGCGAGGCCAATCCGGCCGAGAAGGTAACAGCATGCTGCTCGGCAATGCCCACGTCAAAGGCGCGGTCAGGCATGGCCTTCATCATTAGGTTGAGCGAGCAGCCTGATGGCATGGCCGGCGTAACACCCATGATCTTAGGGTTCTGCTCGGCCAGTTCGATAATAGTATGGCCGAATACGTCCTGATATTTAGGCGGTTGCGGCTTTTCGTAATAGGTCTTTTTGATCTCGCCGGTGATCTTGTCGAACAAGCCGGGAGCATGCCACTTGGTCTGATCCTTTTCAGCCAGGGCATAACCCTTGCCTTTTACGGTGACACAGTGCAGTAACTTTGGTCCGGGTATGTCGCGCAGGTCGCGCAGTACCTTCACCATATGCTTTACGTCGTGCCCGTCAATAGGACCAAAATATCTGAACTTGAGGGCTTCGAACAGGTTGCTGTTCTTCAACAGGGTTCCCTTGATGCTCTTCTCGATCTTTTTGGCGTACTTCAAAGCATCCGGACCAATGGCCGATATCTTTGATAGCACGTAACCGATATCGCCCCTGAAACTGTTATAGGGTTTAGAGGTGGTGATGTCGGCCAGGTATTCTTTTAAAGCCCCCACGTTGGGGTCGATGGACATATTATTATCGTTCAGGATCACCAGCAGGTTACTGTTAGCGATACCGGCATGGTTTAGAGCCTCAAAGGCCATACCTGCGGTCATGGCACCATCACCAATCACGGCTACATGCTGGCGGTCCTTTTCCCCTTTGTAGTGCGAGGCCACGGCCATACCTAAAGCGGCCGATATAGAGGTGGACGAGTGCCCTACCCCAAAAGTATCATACTCGCTCTCGCTGCGCTTAGGGAAACCGCTCAGTCCGCCGTACATACGGTTGGTGTGAAAGTTATCGCGGCGGCCGGTCAGGATCTTGTGTCCGTAAGCCTGGTGGCCTACGTCCCAAACCAGCTGATCGTAAGGCGTATTCAACACGTAATGCAAGGCCACGCTCAATTCAACAACGCCAAGGCTCGCGCCAAAATGGCCACCGTTAACAGATACCACATCAATAATGTATTGACGCAATTGCTGTGATATCTGCTCCAGTTCTTCTTCTTTGAACTGTTTCAGATCATGCGGTGAATTGATCTTTTGTAGCAGATCGCCGGCAGGTACTTGCATTTACTATGGGATACGATGATTAACTTACAAAGTAAGTCATTTTAGTTGGTAATCTGTTCGACAAATTTGTTGGTCACTTTGTTTTTATCGGCTTACATTTATCATATTTGATGTCATATTAAATATTCATGATACCCCTAATGCCGCGTATCGCTCTGGCGTCAATGTGCTTATTGATCACGGTGTTCACCGGCTGTAAGCCAGCACCCGGTACCTGGGTGAACGATCAGATAAAACCCGAGCAGCGCAACGACTTCCATGCCCTTAACACCCGATTATTGGACTACCTGCACAAGAACGACCTAAATGGCTTAGGCAACATCATGTCGAAGGAATTATTGGATGCGCCGACCACGAGGCGCATCGTAGAGCTTTGCAGCATCAGGC
This window harbors:
- the dxs gene encoding 1-deoxy-D-xylulose-5-phosphate synthase, whose protein sequence is MQVPAGDLLQKINSPHDLKQFKEEELEQISQQLRQYIIDVVSVNGGHFGASLGVVELSVALHYVLNTPYDQLVWDVGHQAYGHKILTGRRDNFHTNRMYGGLSGFPKRSESEYDTFGVGHSSTSISAALGMAVASHYKGEKDRQHVAVIGDGAMTAGMAFEALNHAGIANSNLLVILNDNNMSIDPNVGALKEYLADITTSKPYNSFRGDIGYVLSKISAIGPDALKYAKKIEKSIKGTLLKNSNLFEALKFRYFGPIDGHDVKHMVKVLRDLRDIPGPKLLHCVTVKGKGYALAEKDQTKWHAPGLFDKITGEIKKTYYEKPQPPKYQDVFGHTIIELAEQNPKIMGVTPAMPSGCSLNLMMKAMPDRAFDVGIAEQHAVTFSAGLASQGMVPFCNIYSSFMQRAYDQVIHDVAIQKLNVVFCLDRAGLAGADGPTHHGAYDLAYMRCIPNLAVAAPMNEEELRNLMFTAQQENAGPFVIRYPRGNGVMVDWQRPMKALPVGKGRKICDGEELAILSIGAIGNEVVKATTELNTLGFYPAHYDLRFVKPLDEAMLHEVFSKYSKVITVEDGCLEGGAGSAVLEFMADNKYKADVVRLGIPDAVIEHGEQPELWAECGYDAASIVRTVQNMGVAQNRHIIAS